TTGCGGCTTGCGATTGCCGAGCACAGCTCCAGTGATTTCAATGCCGGGGAGGAATTTTTCCACCAGCACCAGGTGATCATATTGCCAGGCCAGGTCTAGGGCGGCCTCCAGTTCCTGCTGCTGGCGCACGATGCTGAGTCCAATGCTGGATCCTTCATTTTCCGGCTTGACTACCACGGGTAGACCGAGGTGTTCTTGCACTCGGGCTGCAGCCTCAGGTGTGTGTCGTTCCAGTATGATATATGGAGCCACAGGCAGTCCTGCCTGCTCGTAAGCAAGTTTGGACTGGATTTTGTTGATTGCCAGGGCACTGCCAAGCACACCGCTGCCGTGATAGGG
The Deltaproteobacteria bacterium genome window above contains:
- a CDS encoding ATP-grasp domain-containing protein, which translates into the protein MAKLTVALLSGGRSAERQVSLKSGEQVYQALDKKKYEVRHYDPRDDLLQLVRDASEIDVALIILHGRFGEDGTIQGLLELLDIPYHGSGVLGSALAINKIQSKLAYEQAGLPVAPYIILERHTPEAAARVQEHLGLPVVVKPENEGSSIGLSIVRQQQELEAALDLAWQYDHLVLVEKFLPGIEITGAVLGNRKPQ